The sequence TCTTCAGGTAACATGGTCAGACCTTCTTGGCCGTTGGCCCAGCTAAGAAGGCTTGTGAGGAGTAGGGCTATTAGCATCATGGAAATGCCAGGAGAATCCTGTGGCGAGCAAAACAGTTTTTCTCCCATTTAATCTTTGACAGGTCTGTACACAAGTAGGTGTTCCTGTGCTCTCAATGACGCGCCAGAAATATCAAATAATCCAATGCATTTCCTCTGCATGGTGTGGCCTCATGGACAAGCACCAATAGTTCATAAAGTTGACAACTGGCTGTCTCCACTACAGTTGATGGTTTTAGCTGTCAAGCTAGTTGTCAAAATGGCTAATTGACAACAATGTCACATTAACCCATACCTTACAAGAAAGGATTGCAGTTTTGAAACGGCAGTAAACGTGCAGtagactgtggtattttggacgcagtaactGCAGAATAATACAGTGAAGTCACTGTAACAGTAGTTACACTGCAAAATCACTGCAGTTAAAAACAATAATTGGACGCAGTATTTGCAGAATACTGCAGTTATATAGCACTTTAACTGCAGTTATACTTCAATGTTTTTTCGTAAGGGATAGCAACTGTCAACAACTAACAGGTTACTTGATATGTACACAATGACAAGGCATGTTACCCCTGGCAGCTAAGGATAATTAATTAGCTAGCTGGCTTAACAAGTGAACCAGTTGACATCTGTACAGTTGACGTGTACCTAGccaacttgctagctagctagtagctatgtCCATATACTTCGAATCACACACGAAGCTCCTCGTGTTCACTACTAGTGTGATTTCCCAGTCTATGATCAGGTGTATACTCCAAAGAACAGGGAGGATCTCCATTAGGTTAGCTTGCTTGCTggctagcagctagttagctagctaattaacaAACAAGACTGAACGCCGGTGGTGATGTCTTCTTTCGTATTGCAACACAAATATCCCTATTCTTCCGTGTCAGTCCCAGTCTCACAAATAACGCCGTGTCTCCCGACCCAAAAAGGGTATTTCAACCAAACCGTCGATGAAACCCCAGCGAGAAAACTATTTTCGAAAATCAGACTGTGCTCAGTTTCTTTGGTGCttctttagctagctaacgttactttactagctagctactcaACAACCCTTGACAAGCTGGCGACTGAGAGTGCCTCTTCATTCTATTGGTTAAGGCGGCGGAAGTAAAATGAAAACATTATTACATTTGTATCACGATAAAATGGCGAGTGATATTGTTTTATAAAGTTATATTCTTACTAGTTATGGGCATAATATTGAATTACAATGTATCCGATCCGTACTTTTTAACTTGAAGAAACATGAATTCCTCCAGTCTTTTAAAACAACACTGCAATGTACCTATCTTTTTATATATGCATTATTACTTGATTATACCTGaaatgtagtgtatatacagataCTGCATACGCATAGTTGCCTCCAGCACGTAATTGTATAATGGACACGAGACTCCAATTACCATCTGCCCTTGCGATATTTAAACGTCACATGGGGGCGGGCTCATGCTGTTGATGGTAGCCTACATCCCTGCGATCAAAACAAGGATAAGTGGAACGCAGCTAaattactgcaaaaaaatgtctgcaggtcGCTGTCTTCTGTGATGGGGAGTCGAATGACCCGAGGTTCCCCCATAAAATTCTTATTCGTCTGCTAAAGTTGATCAATCATGTCTGTAAGTAGTTTCTTAGCCTAGCCTTCTATGTGTTGCCTTTGAAATACATCTTTTTTAAAGGAACTCAGCCCGGCTTTAaatttactcttgaaagttgCAATAGTAGAAtgtacaaggtgcaatttcgaaattgggtagtgcatcatcagttcctcttgtcatgttagtcattgcataccttgGAGAGCTATTTatactagcccatgtcagctaacgttcTTTAATATTTTTTTTGCCCATAGATATTGTTGTATTGTTGTAGTCACTCAAATAtaacatgaatacacattagacatggcaaaatgtatagaattgcaataaaattagctttaaaactgcaaaatgttctttGCACCCTGTGACaagatgtgtagaattgcagaaaataaggtttaaacctgcaaaattctctccaccaacaagaggggtgtgaacagtttatgTCATGAACCGTGCTTGGAAAAGTTAGAGTCCATCCTCCCCCGAGTTAAGAAAATATAATTTTCATAGTCATGGCATGCTTTGTGAATGAATGAAGGTGTGGATTATTCTCCATCCACCCGAGCTATTgaagataattttttttttttaactacatttcaaaaacaaaaaaagCTGTGGATTTTTGTCCATCCTCCCCGATTCAGAATATATCATTATCATAGTCATGGCACACTTTGTGTAAGAACTATCGAATATTAAAATCCGAACTCGTATTGATTAAAAAATTGAGGTTTGGATTATTCTCCATCCATCCGATTCAGAATATACCGTCTTCATAGTCATGGCATGCTTGTTTCAATAGCGAGTCACGAGAGGGAACCGAATATCCTGTTTAAAACGAATTGTACCTCGTAATTAAACCGTCTGATATTAGCTCATGAGGGAATGCTGGGCTGTTTTTCAATAGTAGCTGTGTCAGTGAAAGCAGCATCTGTTTGCTCCAAGCATTACGTGGCCTCTGTCATTAATTGCCACAAACGATTTGGTCTATTGGATTAGATTGGAAGACAGAGACACCCTTTAAAAAAATGCAAAACCTGACAAAGGTAGGTAGAGGGGCAGGTAAGGAAAGGTTTTGAGATTTTACGGGGCCGTTTCCCCAAAAGTATCTTAGGTTCCAACGATGAACGTAGCCTTAAGTAAGAGCATCGTTAACCGTTGTTACTAAAGTTTCTCTTGAAAACGCTGGTTATTTAACGATTGCCTCAAACCAGTCCACTCGTAAACTGCTACATCGTTAGATGCTTTTTTGCCTTTCTGTGTCACATACACAGATCTCCGCTAAACACAAAATCAAGATTGTTCTGTCTTTCTGTGACAGtatgtttccattaacttgtccagGGGTTTCTTGTCGACATTAAGAAAGTTTGCATGGAACATTGATGCGACAATTGCCTGCTAGGATGCGTTTACATGCAACTATTTTGAAGATGTGACGTCACAcctaaaaaatataaaataaatacaattttcacCAAAACTACGGTGTCGAATAAAAAGTGTTTCCATTACCCATTCAGGCAAATTGCACATTAATATATTGGCGACAGCCTGTAATGACCTCCCACCTATCGGTTTCATGGCTCAGGTAGCCCGCGAAAGCCAGCAAATATTTGCCACTTTCTAATAATTATATGCCAATGTATCCCCACGGTTCGTGCCATGGTGAAACTTGCAGTTTGACAAAAGAAAAATACACTCCTGTCGAATGGATAAAAATGTTGATCTTTAGAACATTTCTGCTGTAGACTCTGTCATTTCCATTACACATTTCCCAATTTATTTATGCCAAATtaacctgggtcaatggaaacctgcctagAAACTAAAAATACAAAATTGCAAGGATATAAAAGGATATAAAACCGAGAACTGTAttaaaatataaatacagtataggCCACATAGACCTATATATTTCAATGACAACATATTTCAATAGTTTTATGTAGCTATTTGTAAGTTTTTGTCTTTAGGCAAATGTTTTgcctcaatatatttcatgatgtgtaacGTGCAGAATGATGTGCCAAATCTTGAtttagtttattattattattattattattttaaatttaactcggcaagccagttaagaacaaattcttatttacaatgacaacctacacctgccaaaccctaacccggacttcgctgggccaattgtacaccgccctatgggactctcaatcacggccggttgtgacagcctggaatcgaaccagggtctgtagtgacgcctctaacactgagatgcagtgccttagaccactgcaccactcgggagcccaaaaaaTGTTGTGCATTATTATAGGATATGCATTAGAATATGCCGCCTCAATATTTGATATCTCTCTAGATGATTCGTTGTCACTATTGTGGAATAATTtgaatgttaaggtaagatttaAAAGGGAGAATGCTGATCCGAGAGCAGTGCTTCCGttctttcgatcctatcagtatcgacacatgccTCTACGATGAACTTAACAAACGTTGTCTCTGCTTGGTGTGTTGGGAAATGCATGTTACATCTTGGGCCGTTGTAGGAAAGAAAGATGCATCATAAACCACTCGTAAACCTAAATTCCAGATCTATGCATCAGGAAACCGGGCCCAACTTTTGTATACTTCCCCAAGATGTAGAGAGAATGAGTTTGATTTCCTCTTACCAGAGCTACAGCTAATTGCTTTCACGTGGTATAATAATGAAGTCCACATCATggcctcacatacagtacattctttATTGTGCATGATCAGCTCCTATGATCAGTCATTCCAATGGAGCACTATTGGACAGGTGCCATATTAACAGGACTGCATCTGTCTGGCAGAGTTTGGGTAACACCAACAAAGCACATTCCTGCATTGTCATTATCTACCTGactaaacaaaaaatattttgtacaTTTTATATATTGGATATTTGTTGATGTAACCACTGTTCATTGGTTAAGGATTTGCTGCACAGGTCCCAGATCTGGTCTGCTGCCTTGGAGTATATTGCTGTTCTTTATTGTAATTATATGGCTCTCTTTTCTCATACAGATGACCTTCGAGGCAGGGAgtagagtgaagctgctgtttgacTTCTGGGATGTGCAGGGACCCGCAGGTAGGCTAACATTGATGACAGGCCTGTGCCCTCAGGATAATCTACACAGTAAATCATATAGTTCAGAACCTGTTTGTCTGGCAGTCaaagtgcagtataactgcagtatgctgcaaatactgcatCCCCCAAAAGTTATTTTTTACTGCAGTAGTTTTGCAGTATAACTGCATAGTGTTTCAGGTACAACAAATTAACTTCTTGCAAATGAGATATTTTAGATCTGTTTCAATAGGGCCCCAAGTGATGGATGTACTGATTTCTTACATTCTTAGATTAGGTCACTGTTGTAGTCTGTACagtactatatacagttgaagtcggaagtttatatacacttaggttgtagtcattaaaactcgtttttcaaccactccacacatttcttgttaacaaactatagttttggcaagtcggttaggacatctactttgtgcatgacacaagtcatttttccaacaattttttacagacagattatttcacttttataattcactgaatcacaattccagtgtgtcagaagtttacatacgctaagttgactgtgcctttaaacagcttggaaaattcctgaaaattgtcatggctttagaagcttctgataggctaattgacataatttgagtcaattggaggtgtacctgtggatgtatttcaaggcctaccttcaaactgtgtctctttgcttgacatcatgggaaaatcaaaagaaatcagccacgaccttagaaaaaaaatgtagacctccacaagtctggtttatccagtattaacaccatgggaccacgcagccgtcataccgctcaggaaggagatgcgttctgtctcctagagattaacgtactttggtgcaaaaagtgcaccaatcccagaacaacagcaaaggactttgtgaagatgctggaggaaacaggtacaaaagtatctctatctacagtaaaacgagtcctatatcgacataacctaaaaggccgctcagcaaggaagaagccactgctacaaaacctccataaaaaagccagactacggtttgcaactgcacatggggacaaagatcgtactttttggagaaatgtccactggtctggtgatacaaaaatagaactgtttggcaataatgaccatcgttctgtttggaggaaaaacgggggaggcttgcaagccgaagtacaccatcccaaccgtgaagcatgggggtggcagcatcatgttgtgggggtgctttgctgcaggagggactggtgcacttcacaaaatagaaggcatcatgagggaggacaattatgtggatatattgaagcaacatctcaagacattagtcaggaagttaaagcttggtcgcaaatgggtcttccaaatggacaatgaccccaagcatacttccaaagttgtggcaaaatggcttaagcacaacaaagtcaaggtattggagtggccatcccaacgccctgacctcaatcctatatagaactgaaaaagcgtatgcgagcaagtaggcctacaaacctgactccgttacaccagctctgtccggaggaatgggccaaaattcccccaacttattgtgggacgcttgtggaaggctacccgaaacgtttgacccaagttaaacaatttaaaggcaatgctaccaaagactaattgagtgtatgtaaacttgtgacccactgggaatgtgatgaaagaaataaaagctgaaataaataattctctactattattctgacatttcacattcttaaaataaagtggtgatcctaactgacctaagacagggaatttttactaggattaaatgtcaggaattgtgaaaaactaagtttaaatgtatttggctaaattgTTAGTAactttccaacttcaactgtatagttcCAGACCGAGCTGTGGTCACTGATGAACATTATTCCTGTCAGCCATGATAAGCTCTGTTGTCAATGTGTTTGCAGGGATGGTGCTGTCTGTGTTCGTGGTCCTCCTGTTGACAGTGTTCTACGAGCTGCTGAAGGTGTGGAAGGACCAGCTGGGAAAGCCCTTAAAGCAGCCCACTCAGCCAGCCTTCCCACTGcccttcccccctcccctccactcctcagaCTGCCAGGGAAGCAGCGCCGTGTTTGCCAGTAGCCTGTCAGAGTCTTCTCTGGCCCCCATGGAACAGGCTGCTCCCACTCCCTCCCCCATGAACAGGTAGGATTCAAACAGGAGCCCATGTAGTTCTCTGTAATTAACATGTTCCAGGGATGCTGGCTTTAATCTACTGCTTCACAAATTGTCAAGAGTGCgcatgtgtaacagtattgcttccaTCCATCTCCTTGCCCCAACTTGGGCTCGAACCACAGACAAGTCACCCACAAAGCATCATTACttattgctccacaaaagccacggcccttgc is a genomic window of Salvelinus alpinus chromosome 18, SLU_Salpinus.1, whole genome shotgun sequence containing:
- the LOC139544052 gene encoding protein SLC31A2-like isoform X2 translates to MSMTFEAGSRVKLLFDFWDVQGPAGMVLSVFVVLLLTVFYELLKVWKDQLGKPLKQPTQPAFPLPFPPPLHSSDCQGSSAVFASSLSESSLAPMEQAAPTPSPMNRWRLHGIQTAIHILQVTLGYILMLCVMSYNTWIFLGVILGSVLGYFIWFPLLGQI
- the LOC139544052 gene encoding protein SLC31A2-like isoform X1, whose translation is MQNLTKMTFEAGSRVKLLFDFWDVQGPAGMVLSVFVVLLLTVFYELLKVWKDQLGKPLKQPTQPAFPLPFPPPLHSSDCQGSSAVFASSLSESSLAPMEQAAPTPSPMNRWRLHGIQTAIHILQVTLGYILMLCVMSYNTWIFLGVILGSVLGYFIWFPLLGQI